AATCCAAAGACGATTAATTGACCATTACATAAAATACTTGAAAACTGCTCCATCATTGCTCAAAAGAAATTCAAAACTCTTCCATTTCATTTTTGTATACACTGCTTCCAAGGGGAAGAAcatataaagaaagaaagaaagaaagaaagaacaaaatggtAAGTATTGAAGAAGAACAAAACAACACATCTATGTTGCTAGCACTCTCCAAAAATATTGTCGTTCCTTTATCGAATTCTCTAAAAATATATTTGGAGGTTCGGATATGTTGCACTCCGTAACATTTTTAAAGAGTCCGAGTAATATTGTGTAAATATTACATTTAGAGGATCCAACATGTTACGTTGGCAACATTTTTGAAAAGTCCGAGCAATATTGTGTAAATGATAGGTAGCTAGAAGAAGGAGAAGTTGTTAAATCTAAAAGAAGAGTAAGAAGCAGAAGCAGCGTAAGCCTGAAGAAGTTCATTTTGAGCAGACCAGAAATCTGCTTTAAGACCACCTCGTCTTATTGCTTTTAGTATTTTGTTCTTGTGAGCATACCCTATCACCACAACTTTTTGACTGTTACCATCCACTTCCACTTTCTCTATTCCTGGAATTTTTCCCCACAAATATATCAATTTGAATTGCCTTATAGTAGGAAATTTGATCAAGAGAGAAATTAATGAACTGAATAATTAATGATTAATTACCTCTTAATTTTGACAGGCATTTACGCAGTCTTTTCTCATGTATTCCAACCATATCTACTTTCAATTCAACTGTCTGGCAAAAGGGAAAAAACCCAGATATTCATGCAAATTAATTAGTTTATTATAGCATCAAATGAAGAACTAGCTAGATCAATTGTTACAAGTGGCAAAAAATAAGAGAACAATTTATGATTATAAAATAACACGTATTGGCTGTTGTTATCAAGAAATAATCAAACACGCAACAATACATAACTATATACGTATCAAATATTCCAAACAAGTTAATCAACGTTGATCGCTTCATATTTATGTGTTCATCTAAGCAActttcacttccaaccaagaggttgtgagttcgagtctccccaagagcaaggtggggagttcttggaggaaaggatgccgagggtctatttggaaacagcctctctacctcaaggtaggggtaaggtctgcgtacacactaccctgcccagaccccactaagtgggattataccgggttgttgttattgttgatgatctAAAACCAATAACAACAACCTATCCAATGTAAAGAGAAAGGAGGAAAAAGATATGCTAGTGTACAAACCTCCATGTTCATGGTATGAGAGGTGATGGACCAATCGAGTGGCTAATTAAGCAAATAAATGGACAGACAAGTAACAAAGAGGAAAGGATGATATATATTGATCGATGACACAATGAGGAATATGTATGCTAGAAAATGGTAAAAGGAATAATAATGGATAAAAGACATTGCAAGAGGCAACTTATATATATGTGTGaataaggaagaaagaaaaagttgGGGGAAGGGAATAAACATAGAGCAAAGTGAAT
The nucleotide sequence above comes from Nicotiana tabacum cultivar K326 chromosome 12, ASM71507v2, whole genome shotgun sequence. Encoded proteins:
- the LOC107779676 gene encoding heavy metal-associated isoprenylated plant protein 44-like; the protein is MNMETVELKVDMVGIHEKRLRKCLSKLRGIEKVEVDGNSQKVVVIGYAHKNKILKAIRRGGLKADFWSAQNELLQAYAASASYSSFRFNNFSFF